The Microbacterium sp. LWH7-1.2 genome window below encodes:
- a CDS encoding AMP-binding protein: protein MVAESAPFDPTREVRYDLEFANIPDVLRRRAHDMPDKVAVIDEGSEYTYGQVWDLVRRAAGGFRDLGLEKGDRFAVMLENRLEWIVGVLGGLVNGGILVPISTRFVGAEVRLLLELSGARVMLTSCDGARDYHRLICDDLGTAPVERVVVVGASSSGEITSWDDLLANPLGAAELDALVDGITGDDISDIMFTSGTTGTPKGVVARHGQSVRAHGQLITSAGYRGDDRVVVIPPFFHTWGYKSGWLGCMLLGSTSIPVRRHDAVSTMALIERFGATALPGPPTVFHDILDSPERGDYDLTSLRLAFPAATTVPASLVLRIRNELGIALVTTAYGLTETMATVTANNPTDTVERITETVGRPIPGCEVRIVDVATNAVVGPGETGEIEVRGFNVTSGYWDNPAATQELFDGQWARSGDIGTMDADGYVRVTDRKKDMFIMGGFNAYPAEIEHVLSEYPGLQRVSVIGVPDERSGEVGAAFVVPRPGAVIDEAAVIAWSRERMANFKVPRYVHVVDDLVYNASGKVLKGALREQHRRIVEPSPGVLS, encoded by the coding sequence GTGGTTGCTGAATCCGCACCGTTCGACCCGACGCGCGAGGTCCGATACGACCTCGAGTTCGCGAACATCCCCGACGTCCTGAGGCGCCGGGCGCATGACATGCCCGACAAGGTCGCCGTCATCGACGAGGGCTCCGAGTACACCTACGGACAGGTCTGGGACCTGGTCCGCCGGGCAGCGGGCGGCTTCCGGGACCTCGGCCTCGAAAAGGGCGACCGGTTCGCCGTGATGCTGGAGAATCGCCTGGAATGGATCGTGGGTGTCCTCGGCGGACTGGTGAACGGCGGGATCCTCGTTCCGATCAGCACCCGATTCGTGGGCGCCGAGGTGCGGCTCCTCCTCGAGCTGAGCGGTGCGCGCGTAATGCTGACCTCGTGCGACGGCGCACGGGACTACCACCGTCTGATCTGCGACGACCTGGGTACCGCGCCCGTGGAGAGGGTCGTCGTCGTCGGCGCGAGTTCCTCCGGCGAGATCACGAGCTGGGACGACCTCCTCGCGAACCCGCTCGGCGCTGCCGAGCTCGACGCCCTCGTCGACGGCATCACGGGCGACGACATCTCCGACATCATGTTCACCTCGGGGACGACGGGCACTCCGAAGGGCGTCGTCGCCCGGCACGGCCAGAGCGTCCGCGCCCACGGCCAGCTGATCACGTCGGCGGGCTATCGGGGCGACGATCGCGTCGTGGTGATCCCGCCCTTCTTCCACACCTGGGGCTACAAGTCGGGATGGCTCGGGTGCATGCTGCTCGGCAGCACGTCGATCCCGGTCAGGCGCCACGATGCCGTCTCGACCATGGCGCTCATCGAGCGATTCGGCGCCACCGCACTCCCCGGGCCGCCGACCGTCTTCCACGACATCCTCGACTCACCGGAGCGCGGCGACTACGACCTCACGAGTCTCCGACTCGCATTCCCGGCGGCAACGACCGTGCCCGCCTCGCTGGTGCTGCGCATCCGGAACGAGCTGGGCATCGCGCTCGTGACGACGGCCTACGGCCTGACCGAGACCATGGCCACGGTGACCGCGAACAATCCGACCGACACGGTCGAGCGGATCACCGAGACGGTCGGCCGACCGATCCCCGGCTGCGAGGTGAGGATCGTCGACGTCGCGACGAACGCCGTCGTGGGCCCCGGTGAGACCGGCGAGATCGAGGTGCGCGGATTCAACGTCACCTCCGGCTACTGGGACAACCCCGCAGCGACGCAGGAGCTGTTCGACGGCCAGTGGGCGCGGAGCGGCGACATCGGGACGATGGACGCCGACGGCTACGTCCGCGTCACGGATCGCAAGAAGGACATGTTCATCATGGGCGGATTCAACGCGTATCCCGCGGAGATCGAGCACGTGCTCAGCGAGTATCCGGGGCTCCAGCGCGTGTCTGTGATCGGCGTCCCCGACGAACGCTCCGGCGAGGTCGGTGCGGCGTTCGTCGTCCCGAGGCCCGGTGCCGTCATTGACGAGGCTGCCGTGATCGCCTGGTCGCGGGAGCGGATGGCGAACTTCAAGGTCCCGCGGTACGTGCACGTCGTCGACGACCTGGTCTACAACGCGAGCGGGAAGGTCCTCAAGGGAGCGCTCCGCGAGCAGCATCGGCGCATCGTCGAGCCGTCGCCGGGAGTCCTGTCATGA
- a CDS encoding citramalate synthase yields MTAGGLPRVVIVEEGMRDGLQIESSDVTVDERVRLLDTLSRSGLQRIVVGAFVSPRWSPSMAGTDEVIRRMHVEPGVEYTALALNAKGVELQQEFIPPLTRKNAARTIVHACDVFVQRNTNRDQAAEIAAWPGVIGRAVRAGAETATIALNAGFGSNWLGDFSHEERMSYLERQHDLWTAAGVEVDTVWLGDPMGWNTPGIATEMISAIRARWPAVRTFHFHLHNQRGAAIVTAYAAIMSLGAEHTAVFDTAIGGIGGCPYCGNGRATGMIPTEDFVDMLEEMGIDTGVDRAVLIEAARLLSEILGRQVPGKLSQAGPRPRGADLYPMDMPFVETFAEASHFVDGPAAYAHQRSPWPEPIHSDARDAVESTLRSAE; encoded by the coding sequence ATGACCGCCGGCGGCCTGCCGCGCGTGGTCATCGTCGAGGAGGGGATGCGCGATGGCCTGCAGATCGAGTCGAGCGACGTCACCGTCGACGAGCGCGTGCGCCTCCTCGACACCCTGTCTCGGTCGGGGCTCCAGCGCATCGTGGTGGGCGCATTCGTCAGCCCTCGATGGAGCCCGTCGATGGCCGGCACCGACGAGGTGATCCGGAGGATGCACGTCGAGCCGGGCGTGGAGTACACCGCGCTCGCCCTCAACGCGAAGGGCGTCGAGCTGCAGCAGGAGTTCATCCCGCCGCTCACCCGCAAGAACGCGGCACGCACGATCGTCCACGCCTGCGACGTCTTCGTCCAGCGCAACACCAACCGCGATCAGGCAGCGGAGATCGCGGCGTGGCCGGGCGTCATCGGCCGCGCGGTCCGCGCCGGCGCCGAGACGGCGACGATCGCCCTCAACGCCGGATTCGGCTCGAACTGGCTGGGCGATTTCTCCCACGAGGAGCGGATGAGCTACCTCGAGCGTCAGCACGATCTCTGGACGGCCGCAGGCGTCGAGGTCGACACCGTGTGGCTCGGCGACCCGATGGGGTGGAACACGCCGGGGATCGCGACCGAGATGATCTCGGCGATCCGCGCGCGCTGGCCCGCGGTGCGCACGTTCCACTTCCACCTGCACAATCAGCGCGGGGCGGCGATCGTAACCGCCTACGCGGCGATCATGAGCCTGGGCGCGGAGCACACGGCGGTCTTCGACACCGCCATCGGCGGGATCGGCGGATGCCCCTACTGCGGCAACGGGCGAGCCACCGGCATGATCCCCACAGAGGACTTCGTCGACATGCTCGAGGAGATGGGCATCGACACCGGCGTGGACCGGGCCGTGCTCATCGAGGCCGCACGGCTACTGTCTGAGATCCTCGGGCGGCAGGTTCCGGGCAAACTCAGCCAGGCCGGACCGCGACCTCGCGGAGCGGACCTCTACCCGATGGACATGCCGTTCGTCGAGACCTTCGCCGAGGCATCCCACTTCGTCGACGGCCCCGCCGCCTACGCGCACCAGCGCTCCCCCTGGCCGGAGCCCATCCACAGCGATGCCCGGGACGCCGTCGAGTCGACACTGAGGAGCGCGGAGTGA
- a CDS encoding CoA transferase has product MSGALEGVRVVDVTSNVAGPFATHILAALGAEVVKVERPHTGDDTRGWGPPFWDEVGLTFLDLNRRKESVELDLKDAADRERLLDLIASADVLVQNLRPQSLARAGFGPDEMTARFPRLVYCDISGFGFTGPLADSPAFDPLMQAYSGLMSITGHDDAAPARIPVSMLDKGAGMWAAIGVLAALRDRETTGRGQVVRTSLLETAFGFQAVQAMSYLATDVVPTRLGSGTTGIAPYEAFPTLDGHVVIAAANDRLFRGVCAALDRSDLATEPRYASNAQRFAARAELRDALTELTKVLSTADLMERLGAHSVPAHPVNTIADAVTSPQVDAMRLFQPVDGMADGVVAMRLPVTFDGELDSPATAPPTLGGTTRKETGR; this is encoded by the coding sequence GTGAGCGGCGCGCTGGAGGGCGTGCGGGTCGTCGACGTGACCAGCAACGTGGCCGGCCCGTTCGCGACGCACATCCTCGCCGCCCTGGGCGCCGAGGTCGTGAAGGTCGAGCGTCCCCACACCGGTGACGACACCCGCGGCTGGGGGCCCCCGTTCTGGGACGAGGTGGGCCTCACCTTCCTCGACCTGAACCGCCGCAAGGAGAGCGTCGAACTGGACCTGAAAGATGCCGCCGACCGCGAGCGCCTCCTCGATCTCATCGCCTCGGCCGACGTGCTGGTGCAGAACCTCCGCCCGCAGAGCCTCGCACGCGCAGGCTTCGGCCCCGACGAGATGACCGCGCGATTCCCGCGGCTCGTCTACTGCGACATCTCTGGCTTCGGCTTCACCGGACCACTCGCCGACAGCCCGGCTTTCGATCCGCTGATGCAGGCGTACTCCGGCCTGATGTCCATCACAGGGCACGATGACGCGGCACCCGCGCGCATCCCGGTCTCGATGCTCGACAAGGGAGCGGGGATGTGGGCTGCGATCGGCGTGCTGGCCGCGCTGCGCGACCGGGAGACCACCGGGCGCGGTCAGGTCGTCCGCACGTCCCTGCTCGAGACGGCGTTCGGCTTCCAGGCCGTCCAGGCGATGAGCTACCTGGCGACCGACGTCGTGCCGACCCGGCTCGGATCCGGGACCACCGGGATCGCACCGTACGAGGCCTTCCCCACGCTCGACGGGCACGTGGTCATCGCCGCCGCGAACGACCGACTGTTCCGCGGTGTCTGCGCCGCCCTCGACCGCAGCGATCTCGCGACCGAACCCCGGTACGCGTCCAATGCGCAGCGCTTCGCCGCGCGCGCTGAGCTGCGTGACGCGCTGACGGAGCTTACGAAGGTGCTCAGCACCGCAGACCTCATGGAGCGGCTCGGGGCGCACAGCGTCCCCGCCCACCCGGTGAACACGATCGCCGACGCGGTGACCAGCCCTCAGGTCGACGCGATGCGCCTGTTCCAGCCCGTCGACGGGATGGCCGACGGCGTCGTCGCGATGCGGCTCCCGGTGACCTTCGACGGCGAGCTCGACAGTCCCGCCACCGCCCCGCCGACACTCGGCGGCACGACTCGGAAGGAGACCGGTCGATGA
- a CDS encoding enoyl-CoA hydratase-related protein — translation MTESTDAGTDGLVYEVRNRVAWLTLDRPHRLNALSTKLSADIAAAAAEATEDPDVWAVVIRGAGGRSFSVGKDLKELNQNDVTGRPPATPMIGSARNNIFESVLEIPKPVIASIDGYCLAGGFELALACDIRIASEPSTFGMPESRIGMGGNFASVVLPRIIPRAIAAEMLYFSRRIDARRAEQIGLVNHVVPAEEIAAYTDAFVAELMTYAPLSLRRYKEMMTKGWELPIPTALRLNVGPNPYTSADRVEGVLAFLEKRPPVWRAE, via the coding sequence ATGACCGAATCGACGGATGCCGGCACGGACGGGCTTGTCTACGAGGTACGCAACCGCGTCGCGTGGCTGACACTCGACCGGCCCCACCGGCTCAACGCGCTCAGCACGAAGCTCTCCGCCGACATCGCTGCCGCGGCGGCGGAGGCGACCGAGGACCCGGATGTCTGGGCCGTCGTGATCCGCGGAGCGGGCGGCCGATCCTTCTCGGTCGGGAAGGACCTCAAGGAGCTCAACCAGAACGACGTCACGGGGCGCCCGCCGGCGACGCCGATGATCGGCTCGGCCCGCAACAACATCTTCGAGTCCGTCCTGGAGATCCCGAAGCCGGTCATCGCCTCCATCGACGGGTACTGCCTCGCCGGAGGGTTCGAGCTCGCGCTGGCCTGCGACATCCGCATTGCATCGGAGCCTTCGACGTTCGGCATGCCCGAGTCCCGTATCGGAATGGGCGGCAACTTCGCGTCGGTCGTGCTCCCGCGGATCATCCCGCGTGCGATCGCCGCGGAGATGCTCTACTTCAGCCGGCGGATCGACGCGCGGCGCGCCGAGCAGATCGGCCTCGTCAACCACGTCGTCCCGGCGGAGGAGATCGCCGCGTACACCGATGCGTTCGTGGCCGAACTCATGACGTACGCCCCCCTGTCGCTGCGGCGGTACAAGGAGATGATGACGAAGGGCTGGGAGCTGCCCATCCCGACCGCACTCCGCCTCAACGTCGGTCCGAACCCCTACACCTCCGCCGATCGCGTCGAGGGCGTCTTGGCGTTCCTCGAGAAGCGCCCGCCCGTCTGGCGCGCCGAATAG
- a CDS encoding acyl-CoA dehydrogenase family protein, whose protein sequence is MLDFDDSIYLDEDLLAIREAITELCARFPMQYWIDKDTAGTYPEEFVDALQEGGWLSVLIPEEYGGGGMGVRAAAVILETINRCGGSANQVHAQMYTMTMVVRHGSEELKQRLLPRIASGELRMQAFGLTEPDAGSDTTKMRTRAVRDGDHYVLNGGKIYSSRFFHSDIYLVMARTTPLEDVQKKIDGISAFVVDIKDAGDALRATAIDTMLNHETAQVFIDNLRIPAENLIGEEGKGYRYLMSGLNAERIIVASEHVGSAFWFLDRATEYANERVVFDRPIGQNQGVQFPLAKAYLDTSAASLFRWHAAALFDTGAQAGFEATAAKYLSSQAQWAAANAAMDTFGGAGLTTEYGIERKFREARLSMVAPVSNNLVLSYVATQQLQLPRSY, encoded by the coding sequence ATGCTCGACTTCGACGACTCCATCTACCTCGACGAGGACCTGCTCGCCATCCGCGAGGCCATCACCGAGCTCTGCGCCCGCTTCCCGATGCAGTACTGGATCGACAAGGACACCGCGGGCACCTACCCGGAGGAGTTCGTGGATGCGCTGCAGGAGGGCGGCTGGCTCTCCGTCCTCATCCCGGAGGAGTACGGTGGTGGCGGCATGGGCGTGCGCGCCGCGGCGGTCATCCTGGAGACCATCAACCGCTGCGGCGGAAGCGCGAACCAGGTGCACGCGCAGATGTACACCATGACGATGGTCGTTCGGCACGGGTCCGAGGAGCTCAAGCAGCGACTGCTCCCGCGAATCGCGTCGGGCGAGCTGCGCATGCAGGCGTTCGGGCTCACCGAGCCCGACGCAGGCTCCGACACGACCAAGATGCGCACGCGGGCCGTCCGCGACGGCGACCACTATGTCCTCAACGGCGGCAAGATCTACAGCTCACGCTTCTTCCACTCCGACATCTACCTCGTGATGGCGCGGACGACGCCGCTCGAAGACGTTCAGAAGAAGATCGACGGGATCAGCGCCTTCGTCGTCGACATCAAGGACGCCGGCGACGCCTTGCGCGCGACCGCCATCGACACGATGCTCAACCACGAGACCGCGCAGGTCTTCATCGACAACCTACGGATCCCCGCCGAGAACCTGATCGGCGAGGAGGGCAAGGGCTACCGCTACCTGATGAGCGGTCTGAACGCGGAGCGCATCATCGTCGCCTCGGAGCACGTCGGCTCGGCGTTCTGGTTCCTCGACCGCGCCACGGAGTACGCGAATGAGCGCGTCGTCTTCGATCGTCCGATCGGCCAGAACCAGGGCGTGCAGTTCCCGCTCGCCAAGGCCTACCTCGACACCTCGGCCGCCTCCCTGTTCCGCTGGCACGCCGCAGCGCTCTTCGACACCGGGGCGCAGGCCGGATTCGAGGCCACCGCCGCGAAGTACCTCTCGTCGCAGGCGCAGTGGGCGGCGGCAAACGCCGCCATGGACACCTTCGGCGGCGCCGGCCTCACGACCGAGTACGGCATCGAGCGGAAGTTCCGCGAGGCGCGGCTGTCGATGGTAGCGCCGGTGAGCAACAACCTCGTACTGAGCTACGTCGCGACGCAGCAGCTCCAGCTTCCGCGGTCCTACTGA
- a CDS encoding MaoC family dehydratase N-terminal domain-containing protein — protein MADVLFDEIEVGTVLPSRTYTIEAGEVAAYRASLGLAEGDDVPPTFCVLLLREMRTLLPAPPGGIHAEQRFDFHSPLRIGDRIVVTSTVTEKYIRNERRNVVITTDFAREGGDLAIRGVARRIWAR, from the coding sequence ATGGCCGACGTCCTCTTCGACGAGATCGAGGTCGGCACGGTCCTGCCGTCTCGGACCTATACGATCGAGGCCGGCGAGGTCGCGGCGTACCGCGCCTCGCTGGGCCTCGCGGAGGGCGACGACGTCCCGCCCACCTTCTGCGTGCTGCTGCTGCGGGAGATGCGGACACTGCTTCCGGCGCCCCCTGGCGGCATCCATGCGGAGCAGCGGTTCGATTTCCACTCGCCGCTTCGCATCGGCGACAGGATCGTGGTGACCTCGACCGTGACGGAGAAGTACATCCGCAACGAAAGGCGGAACGTGGTGATCACGACCGACTTCGCCCGCGAGGGCGGCGACCTCGCGATCCGGGGAGTGGCCAGGAGGATCTGGGCACGATGA
- a CDS encoding MaoC family dehydratase produces the protein MSEPIHQEFEITREQVTRYADVAVDHNPLHLDDEFARERGFPGAIAHGLLTLGLISSALEASFGSAWTSGGRIEARFSAPVPVGARVRVDAAPIDSSEASELHYSLEARVADAIVVKATVSVPVTS, from the coding sequence ATGAGCGAGCCGATCCATCAGGAGTTCGAGATCACGAGGGAGCAGGTGACTCGCTACGCCGACGTCGCCGTCGACCACAACCCCCTCCACCTGGACGACGAGTTCGCGCGCGAGCGAGGGTTTCCCGGAGCGATCGCCCACGGGCTCCTCACGCTCGGGCTGATCTCGTCGGCGCTGGAGGCATCCTTCGGATCCGCGTGGACTAGCGGCGGGAGGATCGAGGCCCGCTTCTCCGCGCCGGTTCCGGTGGGCGCGCGAGTTCGGGTGGATGCTGCGCCCATCGACTCATCCGAGGCCTCGGAGCTGCACTACTCTCTCGAGGCCCGCGTAGCGGACGCGATCGTCGTGAAGGCGACCGTGTCGGTTCCGGTGACATCGTGA
- a CDS encoding acetyl-CoA acetyltransferase yields the protein MTDGRRAVIVGVADAPLTDGRVAPEQTVLQILATTGAAALATAGLSWQDVDGLATTGAWGLSGVGQWPTLTLAEYLRLAPTWMDSTALGGSSFEVHVAHAAAAIERGDCETVVITYASTQRSQRSRSLGGRPPELSAQYETIWGLLSPAGSYALAAQRHMHEFGTTSEHLAAVAVAAHQWAALTPGATTGAITMDEAMSSPLLSDPLRKVDCCLVTDGGGAIVLTTAERARDLDATPIAVSGTGSVMTHQFISQMPDLARSTAGVSAGRALAAAGLSIDDMDVVEVYDSFTISVLLALEALGVCAPGEAGPLALSGGLGPGGDRPVNTNGGGLAHSHPGMYGIFLLIEAYRQLTGQAGVRQLPRAETAIVNGTGGVLSSNGTVVLTRA from the coding sequence GTGACGGACGGTCGCAGGGCGGTCATCGTCGGCGTCGCCGACGCGCCGCTGACGGACGGCCGGGTCGCGCCCGAGCAGACCGTCCTCCAGATCCTGGCGACGACGGGAGCCGCGGCCCTCGCCACGGCTGGCCTGTCGTGGCAGGACGTCGACGGCCTTGCCACCACCGGCGCGTGGGGGCTGTCGGGGGTCGGACAGTGGCCGACGCTCACGCTGGCGGAGTATCTGCGGCTCGCGCCGACCTGGATGGACTCCACCGCACTCGGAGGCTCGTCATTCGAGGTGCATGTCGCCCACGCCGCGGCCGCGATCGAGCGCGGCGACTGCGAGACCGTCGTCATCACCTATGCCAGCACCCAGCGCAGTCAGCGCAGCCGGAGTCTCGGCGGCCGGCCGCCCGAGCTGAGCGCGCAGTACGAAACGATCTGGGGGCTGCTGTCCCCCGCAGGCAGCTACGCTCTCGCGGCCCAGCGTCATATGCACGAGTTCGGCACCACCTCGGAGCACCTCGCCGCGGTCGCCGTCGCCGCGCACCAGTGGGCGGCTCTCACTCCGGGAGCCACGACCGGTGCGATCACGATGGACGAGGCGATGTCGAGCCCGCTGCTGAGCGACCCGCTGCGGAAAGTGGACTGCTGCCTCGTCACTGACGGCGGCGGCGCCATTGTGCTCACGACCGCGGAGCGCGCCCGCGATCTCGACGCGACCCCCATCGCCGTGAGCGGGACAGGCTCGGTGATGACGCACCAGTTCATCAGTCAGATGCCGGACCTCGCCAGATCGACGGCGGGGGTCAGCGCGGGCCGCGCGCTGGCCGCGGCAGGTCTGAGCATCGACGACATGGACGTCGTCGAGGTCTACGACTCCTTCACGATCTCGGTACTGCTCGCCCTCGAGGCTCTCGGAGTGTGCGCCCCGGGCGAGGCCGGACCGCTCGCCCTGAGCGGGGGTCTCGGCCCCGGCGGCGATCGTCCCGTGAACACCAACGGCGGCGGGCTGGCCCATTCCCATCCGGGCATGTACGGCATCTTCCTGCTGATCGAGGCGTATCGGCAGCTCACCGGGCAGGCTGGCGTCCGTCAGCTCCCTCGCGCCGAGACGGCGATCGTCAACGGGACCGGCGGCGTGCTCTCCAGCAACGGAACGGTGGTGCTCACCCGTGCCTGA
- a CDS encoding Zn-ribbon domain-containing OB-fold protein yields MPEYPIRPLPIVDAESAPFWAALREHRYSAQRCHACGTIYLYPRVLCPECHSPDVGWVALGGGGEIYSFTVSRRPAAPGFASLVPLVVALIMLDEGPRVMSNIVRADPEGIRIGARVELEYLDVTEEITLPVFRLA; encoded by the coding sequence GTGCCTGAATACCCGATCCGCCCGCTCCCGATCGTCGACGCGGAGTCCGCGCCGTTCTGGGCCGCGCTGCGCGAGCACCGGTACAGCGCCCAGCGCTGCCACGCGTGCGGGACGATCTACCTGTACCCCCGCGTGCTGTGCCCCGAGTGCCATTCCCCCGACGTCGGTTGGGTGGCGCTGGGCGGAGGCGGCGAGATCTACTCGTTCACGGTCTCCCGCAGACCCGCCGCACCTGGGTTCGCCTCACTCGTCCCCCTCGTGGTCGCCCTGATCATGCTGGACGAGGGGCCGCGGGTCATGTCGAACATCGTCCGAGCCGACCCGGAAGGGATCCGCATCGGGGCGCGCGTCGAACTGGAGTACCTCGACGTCACCGAAGAGATCACGCTGCCGGTGTTCCGGCTGGCCTGA
- a CDS encoding SDR family NAD(P)-dependent oxidoreductase: protein MSGLGGKVVLVTGGGGGIGAAIAERLATDGARVIVHDLGVSLDGQSTGDPGPAQSVADGIVRAGGEAVAEFGDVTDYDAMGAVFERAIDRWGSVDVVVPVAGILRDRMIFNMTPEEWDAVIKVHLRGLYTVTSHASRHWRAQEATVGGRRLIAVTSRSGLFGAATQPNYSAAKLGGVGFVYSCAKALSKYDVASMAIAPTAATRMTATQPGDRATARADDEEFSPDNVARVVSYLAGDRSSWLNGQVVGSNGYQIDLYTRPRVGASVRRDAPWDADDLATTLEAEFQALADSQSALGMAARSDG, encoded by the coding sequence ATGTCAGGTCTCGGCGGAAAGGTCGTCCTGGTCACCGGAGGCGGCGGCGGAATCGGCGCGGCGATCGCGGAGCGGCTCGCGACCGACGGCGCACGCGTCATCGTCCACGACCTCGGCGTCTCGCTGGACGGTCAGAGCACGGGCGACCCGGGACCCGCCCAGAGCGTGGCCGACGGCATCGTCCGCGCCGGCGGCGAGGCCGTCGCCGAGTTCGGCGACGTGACGGACTACGACGCCATGGGCGCCGTGTTCGAGCGCGCGATCGACCGCTGGGGCAGCGTCGACGTCGTCGTCCCGGTGGCGGGCATCCTCCGCGACCGCATGATCTTCAACATGACCCCCGAGGAGTGGGACGCCGTCATCAAAGTCCATCTGCGCGGCCTGTACACCGTGACCTCGCACGCCTCGCGTCACTGGCGCGCCCAAGAGGCGACGGTGGGAGGCCGACGGCTCATCGCCGTGACCTCCCGATCCGGACTGTTCGGTGCAGCCACGCAGCCGAACTACTCCGCGGCCAAGCTGGGCGGCGTCGGCTTCGTCTACTCCTGCGCGAAGGCGCTGAGCAAGTACGACGTCGCGTCGATGGCGATCGCCCCCACCGCGGCCACCCGCATGACGGCGACTCAGCCCGGCGACCGGGCCACCGCGCGCGCCGACGACGAGGAGTTCTCGCCCGACAACGTCGCACGCGTCGTCTCCTACCTGGCCGGCGATCGCTCATCCTGGCTGAACGGTCAGGTCGTCGGCTCGAACGGCTATCAGATCGACCTCTACACGCGCCCCCGGGTCGGAGCGTCCGTGCGCCGCGACGCGCCGTGGGACGCGGACGACCTCGCCACGACACTGGAAGCCGAGTTCCAGGCACTCGCGGACTCGCAGAGCGCGCTGGGAATGGCGGCACGCTCCGATGGATGA
- a CDS encoding enoyl-CoA hydratase-related protein gives MDERSLLRTSAEGAVLVLTLDDAETRNAFTPTLRDQLAGALAAAVEDDSIRAVVLTGAGRGFCSGGNTRAMGTVTEAQKRASMLRTAEFVEQLVTFPKPVVAAVHGYAVGAGIPLALACDVVVAEQSTRFIVGFTALGLVPDLGAHFFLVQALGPRGAKRLLWSDGEVDADEAHRRGLVDELAGDGDGLSRAVALASGLAAGPTLAMGATKRIIADADLDDLRRTLRAEAEASARLRSSEDHIEGVAALREKRRARFTGR, from the coding sequence ATGGATGAGCGTTCGCTGCTCCGGACCTCCGCCGAGGGCGCGGTCCTCGTGCTCACGCTCGATGACGCCGAGACCCGCAACGCCTTCACCCCCACCCTCCGCGATCAACTGGCCGGCGCCCTCGCGGCGGCCGTCGAAGACGACTCCATCAGGGCGGTCGTCCTGACCGGCGCCGGCAGGGGGTTCTGCTCCGGCGGCAACACGCGCGCGATGGGGACGGTGACCGAAGCGCAGAAGCGCGCCAGCATGCTGCGCACGGCGGAGTTCGTCGAGCAGCTCGTCACCTTCCCGAAGCCGGTCGTCGCCGCCGTCCACGGATACGCGGTCGGGGCGGGCATCCCCCTGGCACTCGCGTGCGATGTCGTCGTCGCCGAGCAGAGCACGCGCTTCATCGTGGGCTTCACCGCCCTCGGGCTGGTCCCCGACCTGGGTGCGCACTTCTTCCTCGTGCAGGCGCTCGGACCGCGCGGCGCCAAGCGCCTCCTGTGGTCGGACGGCGAGGTCGACGCCGACGAGGCTCACCGCCGAGGGCTGGTGGATGAGCTCGCCGGCGACGGCGATGGCCTCAGCCGAGCGGTCGCGCTGGCCTCCGGGCTCGCCGCCGGACCGACCTTGGCCATGGGGGCCACGAAGCGCATCATCGCCGACGCCGACCTCGACGACCTGCGCCGGACGCTGCGCGCCGAGGCCGAGGCATCCGCCCGCCTGCGCAGCAGCGAGGACCACATCGAGGGCGTCGCGGCGCTGCGCGAGAAGCGCCGCGCCCGTTTCACCGGGCGCTGA